The DNA segment cagggatcattcttgtgaacctcctctggaccttttctaaggccagcacatccttccttagatacggggcctaaaactgctcacaatactccaaatggagtctgaccagagccttatacagcctcagaagtacatctgctcttgtattctagtcctcgacACCCTAATCCACCATAAAGTACCCTCAAAATctaatatgtttcaataagatcaactcTCAAGGATACAAGCCCAGCCAGTCCAACCTTTACTCACCCCTTGCACCTCTCCAATACCAGTTtcagtccagtgaaccttccctgaaatGATTCCAAACCCATTTATAGCCTCTCTTAATTGAGACCAAAATTCTACACAGTACTGAAATCGCacgaatgccctgtacaactgtagctaaacatcttttacttttatatcccactccctcttcaatggataacattccatttgtcttcctaatcacttgctgtacttgcatattaactttgtgattcatgtaccagattcctctgtaccacaagagttctgcaatctctcgccaCTTAATTAATACGCTGCTGCTTCCTGTCAGAGTGGGCaagttcacatttccccacattatgaTCCATCTGCCAAAGATTTGCACGTAACCTGTTCGGCTTTGCATGCTCCTTATGCCCTCTGCACAAATTATTCTACCTATTGTGGTGTTATCAGCAATTTaaccatacatttggtcccttcatcctgGAGAACCTCCGTCTCATTTTGGACTCCATGTTTAGCTGGTCACTCAACAGTACCATAAATCTTGCTTATAAAACTACATTGCTGTTGCTTTCGCTCATTCTGCAGTCGTCGCTCTAGTTGTGTGTCATCACCCGGGTGGTGGGGATGAGGGTTCTTCCCCCCTCTTACGGCTTCAGCTGTGACATCACTCAAAAGTAACTggcattttggagcggcccatcTGCAGCAACCTAGTGGGCCACCAACGATCCATAGACCACACTTTGAGAATCATTGACTGTCATTAGGTGTGGTTTTGTGGCTCTAAAAACAGAGGGGTTCCACAGCTACAACTTTCACAATTTGAAGTATGAATTTCTACTTTTGAATATAAAATGGAACAGCCTAATGAAGTTAAAGCACAAATAAAAACATGCAAGTGAAAGCTTAATGAATCACATATAGATGCGAGGTGTTGAGACAGTTGCATCTAATTATTGGAAGCTCTTACCTGGAAAGGTGTGAGGATTTGAGGACCCTCTTTTAAGGCACTTTGAGCACAGGACATGCACAGTAAAGTATAACCCCGGCCATTCCTGGAGGAGCACGTTTAGTTCTTCCACCAGAGGGATTATGGCTTGCCATGCTGTCCAAATATTTGGCAATGAAGCATGACTAGCAATGGATAAGGTGTCTGCTTGCAGACTACTTTGGGTTGGTCTATAACTGATCACCACTGGAACTTTGCCTCTGTAAGCAAAGATCTGGTACTTGCCATCTGACCGGTGCACAACGTGAGAGTTGATCTGGACGCTATATCTGGCAAATAAGCCTGGTGGGAACAAAAAGGGGAAACTATATTCCACTTGGAGTTGTTCAATTGCAAATGGTTGCCCAGAGAGGTTAGACCCATTGATCCAGGCTTCCGCATGGGGAACTTCATTTTTCACATAACAGGGGAATTTGAACCAAACTGCCGCACCATTTAGAGGTGTAATTTTGGGTTTGTTGAGGCAGTAACATAGTCCCATCTTCTCTAATAGTTCCAGAATCAGATGGAGATCCTGCTGAGTTTTGATATGCGGCTTCAGAAGCAGTCGAATAATGTGCAGAGGGAGCAGCCCATGGAGCAGGAACCCCTCCACATAATGATGGAGTTGTGTTGCCCTCAGCTCATCGATATTGGCATCTGCCAAGAGTTTCTGGAGCAGAATGGAGGCATCACGCTGGAAGAAGACATTCAGGATGTCGATGAGCTTGGTCAAGTTGTGAAAGACGCACTCTTTGAGAGTCAGACTATCCTCAAAATACAGCAGCTTACCACTTTCATGCAGGTATGACAGGGCGCTTTGGAGTCGGTCTTCAGTAAGACCAGCTTGTAATCCCAGCCTGGCTGAGTCCCACCAGGAAAGCCAGAGCTCTTGAGGTTTATAATGCAGCTCTTCCAACCTTTGCCAGGATTTGGGTAAGACTCGGTGTAGATTGGGGAAAATCTCCCGGTGTTCAGCCACAGAGAGCAACTTGTCCTTCAACCGGTTAATTCCAATGTGGTCTTCCTGACAGCTCACAGTGATGACCGGGGACAGTATCTGAAGGCGGTTGTTCAATAGGTACTGTACCTGAGCTTTCTTCCTCCTCAAGTTCTTATCAGAAACTCCATAAAAGGGTGCGTGTGGACTAGTAGCTCGCAGGTCAAACTCCTGCCCCAGGGCCCCGTCCACCTTCTCGGCCACAGCCTGCATGACCTCAACGTCTCGCTTCTCTTGGAGGGCAATTTGATGATGGATGTCCAGACATTTTTCCTCCACCTCTTTCTCATTGCACTGGTCCACATGggcacccaccacacacacaacgCCATGAGGGACCCTCGCCCCAAGTAGGTGCAAGTACCACCCAACCAATTCATAAAAGCGACCAGAGATGTAAGCTTTCAGACTGACTACCAGGACATAAAGAGCACCAGGAGAGAGGAAGAAGGGCTGGATAAGATCATAGTTCTGGTCCCCAGCCAAATCATAGACAATGAAGGTTAAATTCTTTTCTGCATCGGCCACCCACTGAGTCACCTCGATTCCTTTGCCATGGATGGCAGGGAGACTCGACATGTTTCCGACCAGGCACTGCCTCAGGGATGTCTTGCCAGCGCATTTGGAGCCCATCAGTACAAGTTTCAACCTGGGTTTGACTGCAGGCTGGGACAGGGCCAGCTCTTTCTGGTAGGCCGCTATGTAGGGGATCCCCTTCATGCAGACTTCGTAGGGCGGCTGGATCAAAGGGTTGTCCTTGATTTTCCAGAGGCTGACCTTGGAGAGCTTGCCAAAGGAGTCGGGGAGGATGGCGATCTGGTTGCCCTGCAGCACCAGCTCCTCCAGGTTGACCAGCTCCACGATGGAGTCGGGCAGGTACCTCAGGCGGTTGTTGTCCAGCCAGAGGGTGGCCAGCTTGCCGAGGGCCGAGATGCTGGGCGGGATGACGGACAGCAGGTTGCGGCTCAGGTACAGCTCCTCCAGGTTGGCCAGCTCCAGCAGCGCGGCCGGAAACTCCTCGAAGCGGTTGGAGGACAGGTTGATCATCTTGAGGCGCTCCAGGTGGCCGAAGCTGGGCGGCAGCGAGCGCAGGCCGTTGTTGTCCAGCATCAGGCTCTCGAGGGCGGCCAGGCGGCAGAAGGAGTCGGGCAGGCCGGGCAGCCGCAGGCTGCTGAGCCACAGGATCTTGACGGAGCGCAGCAGGCGGATGTCCTGCGGCAGGGCTTGGAGCTGGTTCCCGGAGAAGTCCAGCTCCTCCAGCTGGCCGAGCTGCAGGATCTGCGGCGGGAAGTGGCTCAGCTTGTTGTGGTCCAGGTCCAGGGTGCGGAGGGCCTGCAGCTGCCCGAAGGTGCTGGGCAGGCCGCCCAGCTCGTTGAAGCTGAGGTCGAGCTCCTCCAGGCTGGCCAGCAGGCCCAGCTCGGGGGGCAGCAGGCGCAGCTTGTTGTGGCTGAGGCCCAGCTTGCGGAGGCGGCGCAGGCAGGCCAGCAGCTCCCCCCGGAGCTGGGCCAGGCAGTTGTGGGCCAGGTCGAGCTCGTCCAGCTGGCCCAGCGCCGACAGCGGCGCCGGCAGGCGGCAGAAGCGGTTCCTCCGCAGGATGAGGGCCCGCAGGCCGCGCAGCGAGGCCGGCTCCAGCCCCTCGGGCAGCTCCTGCAGCGAGTTGTTGGCCAGGTTGAGGATGTGAACCTGGCTCAGGTTGTCCGGGAGGGCGAGGGGCTGCCCGCCGCCGGCCTGGCTGCACAGGCTCAGCTGCCGCAGGTTGCTGCGGAGTTTCCTGCAGCGCAGCGCGGCCTCTCGCCACACCTTGGCCGACTTCAGGCTGCCGGCGCTCTCGGCCATGtcgcgggcgggcgggggggccgGCTACATGTTCagccgctccctccccctctccactgcagccTCCGAGTACCGAGTCCCGGCCATCTGACACCGGGAGTCATGGGCTCCTGtaccgagagacagagaggggcagCCCTCCGCCTCCTCTCGCCGACTGTCCCCGGGAGCAGAGGCTCAGCCTCCCGCTGCTGCAACCGCCCCTCCTCCCGGCTCTGACACCGGCTCCCAGCCGCAGCCAATAGCACAGCGGCCCGGCCCGGCCCCCGCCCAGGGGAGGAGCCGCCCCGCACCGGCCCGGCCCCGGGGAGGAGAGACccggcccccgcccccgcccccgccccgggGAGGAGAGACCCGGCCCCCGCCCCGGGGAGGAGAGACCCGGCCCCCGCCCCGGGGAGGAGAGACCCGGCCCCCGCCCCGGGGAGGAGCCCCAGCTGGCCTGGGGATCCTCTTCATTACCGTTTTACTCCTTTGTTGTTCCACCTTCATCTTCAATGCCTTCGTC comes from the Mustelus asterias chromosome 6, sMusAst1.hap1.1, whole genome shotgun sequence genome and includes:
- the mfhas1 gene encoding malignant fibrous histiocytoma-amplified sequence 1 homolog isoform X1, which translates into the protein MAESAGSLKSAKVWREAALRCRKLRSNLRQLSLCSQAGGGQPLALPDNLSQVHILNLANNSLQELPEGLEPASLRGLRALILRRNRFCRLPAPLSALGQLDELDLAHNCLAQLRGELLACLRRLRKLGLSHNKLRLLPPELGLLASLEELDLSFNELGGLPSTFGQLQALRTLDLDHNKLSHFPPQILQLGQLEELDFSGNQLQALPQDIRLLRSVKILWLSSLRLPGLPDSFCRLAALESLMLDNNGLRSLPPSFGHLERLKMINLSSNRFEEFPAALLELANLEELYLSRNLLSVIPPSISALGKLATLWLDNNRLRYLPDSIVELVNLEELVLQGNQIAILPDSFGKLSKVSLWKIKDNPLIQPPYEVCMKGIPYIAAYQKELALSQPAVKPRLKLVLMGSKCAGKTSLRQCLVGNMSSLPAIHGKGIEVTQWVADAEKNLTFIVYDLAGDQNYDLIQPFFLSPGALYVLVVSLKAYISGRFYELVGWYLHLLGARVPHGVVCVVGAHVDQCNEKEVEEKCLDIHHQIALQEKRDVEVMQAVAEKVDGALGQEFDLRATSPHAPFYGVSDKNLRRKKAQVQYLLNNRLQILSPVITVSCQEDHIGINRLKDKLLSVAEHREIFPNLHRVLPKSWQRLEELHYKPQELWLSWWDSARLGLQAGLTEDRLQSALSYLHESGKLLYFEDSLTLKECVFHNLTKLIDILNVFFQRDASILLQKLLADANIDELRATQLHHYVEGFLLHGLLPLHIIRLLLKPHIKTQQDLHLILELLEKMGLCYCLNKPKITPLNGAAVWFKFPCYVKNEVPHAEAWINGSNLSGQPFAIEQLQVEYSFPFLFPPGLFARYSVQINSHVVHRSDGKYQIFAYRGKVPVVISYRPTQSSLQADTLSIASHASLPNIWTAWQAIIPLVEELNVLLQEWPGLYFTVHVLCSKCLKRGSSNPHTFPGELLTQSRPEGVTEIICPKNGSERVDVALVYPPTPTVISPCC
- the mfhas1 gene encoding malignant fibrous histiocytoma-amplified sequence 1 homolog isoform X2, whose protein sequence is MAESAGSLKSAKVWREAALRCRKLRSNLRQLSLCSQAGGGQPLALPDNLSQVHILNLANNSLQELPEGLEPASLRGLRALILRRNRFCRLPAPLSALGQLDELDLAHNCLAQLRGELLACLRRLRKLGLSHNKLRLLPPELGLLASLEELDLSFNELGGLPSTFGQLQALRTLDLDHNKLSHFPPQILQLGQLEELDFSGNQLQALPQDIRLLRSVKILWLSSLRLPGLPDSFCRLAALESLMLDNNGLRSLPPSFGHLERLKMINLSSNRFEEFPAALLELANLEELYLSRNLLSVIPPSISALGKLATLWLDNNRLRYLPDSIVELVNLEELVLQGNQIAILPDSFGKLSKVSLWKIKDNPLIQPPYEVCMKGIPYIAAYQKELALSQPAVKPRLKLVLMGSKCAGKTSLRQCLVGNMSSLPAIHGKGIEVTQWVADAEKNLTFIVYDLAGDQNYDLIQPFFLSPGALYVLVVSLKAYISGRFYELVGWYLHLLGARVPHGVVCVVGAHVDQCNEKEVEEKCLDIHHQIALQEKRDVEVMQAVAEKVDGALGQEFDLRATSPHAPFYGVSDKNLRRKKAQVQYLLNNRLQILSPVITVSCQEDHIGINRLKDKLLSVAEHREIFPNLHRVLPKSWQRLEELHYKPQELWLSWWDSARLGLQAGLTEDRLQSALSYLHESGKLLYFEDSLTLKECVFHNLTKLIDILNVFFQRDASILLQKLLADANIDELRATQLHHYVEGFLLHGLLPLHIIRLLLKPHIKTQQDLHLILELLEKMGLCYCLNKPKITPLNGAAVWFKFPCYVKNEVPHAEAWINGSNLSGQPFAIEQLQVEYSFPFLFPPGLFARYSVQINSHVVHRSDGKYQIFAYRGKVPVVISYRPTQSSLQADTLSIASHASLPNIWTAWQAIIPLVEELNVLLQEWPGLYFTVHVLCSKCLKRGSSNPHTFPGELLTQSRPEGVTEIICPKNGSERVDVALVYPPTPTVISPC
- the mfhas1 gene encoding malignant fibrous histiocytoma-amplified sequence 1 homolog isoform X3, producing the protein MAESAGSLKSAKVWREAALRCRKLRSNLRQLSLCSQAGGGQPLALPDNLSQVHILNLANNSLQELPEGLEPASLRGLRALILRRNRFCRLPAPLSALGQLDELDLAHNCLAQLRGELLACLRRLRKLGLSHNKLRLLPPELGLLASLEELDLSFNELGGLPSTFGQLQALRTLDLDHNKLSHFPPQILQLGQLEELDFSGNQLQALPQDIRLLRSVKILWLSSLRLPGLPDSFCRLAALESLMLDNNGLRSLPPSFGHLERLKMINLSSNRFEEFPAALLELANLEELYLSRNLLSVIPPSISALGKLATLWLDNNRLRYLPDSIVELVNLEELVLQGNQIAILPDSFGKLSKVSLWKIKDNPLIQPPYEVCMKGIPYIAAYQKELALSQPAVKPRLKLVLMGSKCAGKTSLRQCLVGNMSSLPAIHGKGIEVTQWVADAEKNLTFIVYDLAGDQNYDLIQPFFLSPGALYVLVVSLKAYISGRFYELVGWYLHLLGARVPHGVVCVVGAHVDQCNEKEVEEKCLDIHHQIALQEKRDVEVMQAVAEKVDGALGQEFDLRATSPHAPFYGVSDKNLRRKKAQVQYLLNNRLQILSPVITVSCQEDHIGINRLKDKLLSVAEHREIFPNLHRVLPKSWQRLEELHYKPQELWLSWWDSARLGLQAGLTEDRLQSALSYLHESGKLLYFEDSLTLKECVFHNLTKLIDILNVFFQRDASILLQKLLADANIDELRATQLHHYVEGFLLHGLLPLHIIRLLLKPHIKTQQDLHLILELLEKMGLCYCLNKPKITPLNGAAVWFKFPCYVKNEVPHAEAWINGSNLSGQPFAIEQLQVEYSFPFLFPPGLFARYSVQINSHVVHRSDGKYQIFAYRGKVPVVISYRPTQSSLQADTLSIASHASLPNIWTAWQAIIPLVEELNVLLQEWPGLYFTVHVLCSKCLKRGSSNPHTFPVSTAF